The following proteins are co-located in the Polymorphospora rubra genome:
- a CDS encoding SigE family RNA polymerase sigma factor, whose amino-acid sequence MTFEEFVAARLPALLRYATVLAGDPHQAEDIVQDVLVKAHPRWARIGSLDLPESYVRRMIVNELVSTRRRVTARLRRERVHPPDPVDDRTETVAQRDALVRLIRALPTRQRIVIALRYLEDMADADIAELLDCSVATVRSQASRALVSLRGTATLEPLKEQRR is encoded by the coding sequence GTGACGTTCGAGGAATTCGTCGCGGCGCGGTTGCCGGCGCTGCTCCGGTACGCCACCGTGCTGGCCGGCGACCCGCACCAGGCCGAGGACATCGTGCAGGACGTACTCGTCAAGGCGCATCCGCGGTGGGCCCGGATCGGCTCACTCGATCTGCCCGAGTCCTACGTCCGCAGGATGATCGTCAACGAACTGGTGTCGACCCGCCGGCGGGTGACGGCCAGGCTGCGCCGCGAACGGGTCCACCCGCCGGACCCGGTCGACGACCGCACCGAGACCGTCGCGCAGCGCGACGCGCTCGTCCGGCTGATCCGTGCCCTGCCGACCAGGCAACGGATCGTGATCGCGCTGCGCTACCTCGAGGACATGGCCGACGCCGACATCGCCGAGTTGCTGGACTGCAGCGTCGCCACGGTACGCAGCCAGGCGTCGCGCGCCCTGGTCAGCCTGCGGGGCACCGCCACGCTCGAGCCGTTGAAGGAGCAGAGACGATGA
- a CDS encoding pectate lyase — translation MILEHRPPGPRRRLRGAVVGLLATALAALGLAVLPTGPAHAATVDTNAWYVLVNRHSGKALDVYNLSTSDGGQIVQWPRNDGNWQQWQFVDSGSGYYRLKSRHSGKVLDIHGWSTAGGADVVQWTDLNGLNQQFRLADSDGGHVRLINRNSGLALETWEWSTADGARISQWNDLNGTNQQWQLVRVTGGGSGGDGSGPWPTETGSERVSATRNLGSFFDGGMKRYYGIGDGGQSEDQDPMFVVPNGGTIQNVILGSPAGDGIHCEGSCTIRNVWWNDVGEDAATFRSSSASATYLVDGGGARSASDKVFQHNGAGTVTIRNFQVHGSGKLYRACGNCSTSYQRHVVMDGVTARTTGVLAGINTNWGDTARFSRITVYGSTTICEKYRGVPKGGEPTRIGSGADGTNCLYSSSDITQR, via the coding sequence ATGATCCTCGAACACCGTCCCCCCGGCCCGAGACGCCGGCTGCGCGGAGCCGTCGTCGGCCTCCTCGCCACGGCGCTCGCCGCACTCGGCCTCGCCGTCCTGCCGACCGGTCCGGCACACGCCGCCACCGTCGACACCAACGCCTGGTACGTCCTGGTCAACCGGCACTCCGGCAAGGCGCTCGACGTCTACAACCTCTCCACCAGCGACGGCGGGCAGATCGTCCAGTGGCCACGCAACGACGGCAACTGGCAGCAGTGGCAGTTCGTCGACTCCGGGTCCGGGTACTACCGCCTGAAGTCCCGGCACAGCGGCAAGGTGCTCGACATCCACGGCTGGTCCACCGCGGGCGGTGCCGACGTGGTGCAGTGGACCGACCTCAACGGCCTGAACCAGCAGTTCCGGCTCGCCGACTCCGACGGCGGGCACGTCCGGCTGATCAACCGGAACAGCGGCCTGGCGCTGGAGACCTGGGAGTGGTCGACCGCCGACGGTGCCCGGATCTCGCAGTGGAACGACCTCAACGGCACCAACCAGCAGTGGCAACTCGTCAGGGTCACCGGTGGCGGCAGCGGCGGCGACGGCAGCGGCCCCTGGCCGACCGAGACCGGCAGTGAGCGGGTCAGCGCGACCCGCAACCTCGGCAGCTTCTTCGACGGCGGCATGAAGCGCTACTACGGCATCGGCGACGGCGGCCAGAGCGAGGACCAGGACCCGATGTTCGTCGTACCCAACGGCGGCACCATCCAGAACGTCATCCTCGGTTCCCCGGCCGGCGACGGCATCCACTGCGAGGGCTCGTGCACCATCCGCAACGTGTGGTGGAACGACGTGGGCGAGGACGCGGCCACCTTCCGCAGCTCGAGCGCGTCGGCGACGTACCTGGTCGACGGTGGCGGCGCCCGGTCCGCCTCGGACAAGGTCTTCCAGCACAACGGTGCCGGCACCGTCACCATCCGCAACTTCCAGGTGCACGGCTCCGGCAAGCTCTACCGCGCCTGCGGCAACTGCTCCACCTCCTACCAGCGGCACGTCGTGATGGACGGGGTCACCGCCCGGACGACGGGCGTCCTGGCCGGCATCAACACCAACTGGGGCGACACCGCCCGGTTCTCCCGGATCACCGTGTACGGCAGCACCACGATCTGCGAGAAGTACCGGGGCGTGCCGAAGGGCGGCGAACCGACGAGGATCGGCTCCGGTGCCGACGGCACCAACTGCCTCTACAGCTCGTCCGACATCACCCAGCGCTAG
- a CDS encoding cellulase family glycosylhydrolase → MRRRLTTLGAAIVALAASALMFVAPAHAAAGLHINGTTIVEANGQPFVMRGVNHPHVWFTGQTDSFADIKALGANTVRVVLGTGKRWGPSNDVADVIALCKQNRLICVLEVHDTTGYGEEGAAASLDEAVDYWISQKSALVGQENHVVINIGNEPIGNVNAAQWTAATAAAIGRMRDNGFAHLLMVDGPNWGQDWQQVMRNNAQTILDADEQHNTVLSIHMYAVYATAASIVDYLDHFEANGWPLVIGEFGWRFNAGEVDHETLLAEADARDLGYLGWSWSGNTDPILDMATNFDPDRLTTWGERIFNGANGIRATAREATIYGGTTPTTPPPTTPPPTTPPPTTPPPAGACTATYTVLNQWPGGFQGEVRVTAGSAAITRWTVTWTFANGQTVSSAWNATVTGTGSAVTARNMGYNGSLGAGASTTFGFLGSWTGTNGTPVASCTVS, encoded by the coding sequence ATGAGAAGACGACTCACCACCCTCGGCGCCGCGATCGTCGCGCTCGCCGCCTCCGCCCTGATGTTCGTGGCACCGGCCCACGCCGCGGCCGGTCTCCACATCAACGGAACCACCATCGTCGAGGCGAACGGGCAACCGTTCGTCATGCGCGGCGTCAACCACCCGCACGTCTGGTTCACCGGCCAGACCGACTCGTTCGCCGACATCAAGGCCCTCGGTGCCAACACCGTGCGGGTCGTATTGGGCACCGGCAAGCGGTGGGGCCCGTCCAACGACGTGGCCGACGTGATCGCGCTGTGCAAGCAGAACCGGCTGATCTGCGTGCTGGAGGTGCACGACACCACCGGCTACGGGGAAGAGGGCGCGGCCGCCTCGCTCGACGAGGCGGTCGACTACTGGATCAGCCAGAAGAGCGCGCTGGTGGGCCAGGAGAACCACGTCGTGATCAACATCGGCAACGAGCCGATCGGCAACGTCAACGCCGCCCAGTGGACCGCGGCCACCGCCGCGGCGATCGGGCGGATGCGCGACAACGGCTTCGCCCACCTGCTCATGGTCGACGGCCCGAACTGGGGCCAGGACTGGCAGCAGGTGATGCGGAACAACGCCCAGACGATCCTCGACGCCGACGAGCAGCACAACACCGTGCTGTCGATCCACATGTACGCCGTGTACGCCACTGCGGCCAGCATCGTCGACTACCTCGACCACTTCGAGGCGAACGGCTGGCCGCTGGTCATCGGCGAGTTCGGCTGGCGCTTCAACGCCGGCGAGGTCGACCACGAGACCCTGCTCGCCGAGGCGGACGCCCGCGATCTCGGCTACCTCGGCTGGTCCTGGAGCGGCAACACCGACCCGATCCTGGACATGGCCACCAACTTCGACCCGGACCGGCTCACCACGTGGGGTGAGCGCATCTTCAACGGCGCGAACGGCATCCGGGCCACCGCGAGGGAGGCGACCATCTACGGTGGTACGACGCCCACCACCCCGCCGCCCACCACGCCGCCGCCGACGACCCCGCCGCCCACGACCCCGCCGCCCGCGGGCGCGTGCACGGCCACGTACACGGTGCTGAACCAGTGGCCGGGTGGCTTCCAGGGTGAGGTGCGGGTGACCGCCGGCAGCGCGGCGATCACCCGGTGGACGGTGACCTGGACCTTCGCCAACGGCCAGACCGTCTCCTCGGCCTGGAACGCGACGGTGACCGGCACGGGTTCGGCGGTGACCGCCCGCAACATGGGCTACAACGGCAGCCTGGGCGCCGGGGCCAGCACCACGTTCGGGTTCCTCGGTTCGTGGACCGGCACCAACGGCACGCCGGTGGCGTCCTGCACGGTGAGCTGA
- a CDS encoding nitroreductase/quinone reductase family protein, whose amino-acid sequence MSGHLAIVTYTGRRSGRTFSTPVAYRRADDVVTIAVGLPERKRWWRNFTGAGGPITLHLDGGDRPGHAVARVDDRGRVAVTVRLDDSPPAGHDR is encoded by the coding sequence GTGAGCGGACACCTCGCGATCGTCACCTACACGGGACGCCGCTCGGGGCGCACCTTCAGCACGCCGGTCGCCTACCGGCGGGCCGACGACGTGGTGACGATCGCCGTCGGTCTGCCCGAACGCAAGAGGTGGTGGCGCAACTTCACCGGCGCGGGCGGCCCGATCACCCTGCACCTGGACGGCGGCGACCGCCCGGGGCACGCGGTCGCCCGGGTCGACGACCGGGGCCGCGTCGCCGTCACCGTCCGCCTCGACGATTCGCCACCCGCCGGACACGACCGCTGA
- a CDS encoding LLM class flavin-dependent oxidoreductase yields the protein MPRRPEQILPFAALTAWTPAARLWQGQSLLVEPYQGFAHAAGAGFRVPVGLGVALMGLRNPYEAAGQARSLAAVTGHPVVAGFGPGAPAFQRAILGRPYPSPLTACREYLTAVRQLLGGGVVEVAGEYVNLTAQLTPTPAPPVELGLGVLRPGMARLAGEVADVAITWLTPAAYLRSSVVPALRAGAEAANRPMPRLTAIVPMALGRPDRTPVEIALASNAGHLQAPHYRDMLRRAGAGIGPDDSLEDAGKALVGCDGFLSGSPEQLAELVAEYADAGVDEIVINVTGVHALYGQQAALAELRTILAEVAR from the coding sequence GTGCCCCGACGCCCGGAGCAGATACTTCCGTTCGCCGCGCTGACCGCCTGGACCCCGGCCGCGCGGCTGTGGCAGGGGCAGTCGCTGCTGGTCGAGCCGTACCAGGGGTTCGCCCACGCGGCGGGCGCCGGATTCCGGGTGCCCGTCGGGCTGGGCGTCGCCCTGATGGGGCTGCGGAACCCGTACGAGGCCGCCGGTCAGGCCCGGTCGCTGGCGGCGGTCACCGGGCACCCCGTCGTCGCCGGGTTCGGCCCCGGCGCCCCCGCGTTCCAGCGGGCGATCCTCGGGCGGCCGTACCCGAGCCCGCTGACCGCCTGCCGGGAGTACCTGACCGCGGTCCGGCAGCTGCTCGGCGGCGGTGTCGTCGAGGTCGCCGGCGAGTACGTGAACCTGACCGCGCAGTTGACGCCGACCCCGGCGCCCCCGGTGGAACTCGGTCTCGGCGTGCTCCGCCCCGGCATGGCCCGGCTCGCCGGCGAGGTGGCCGACGTCGCGATCACCTGGCTCACCCCGGCCGCGTACCTGCGGTCCTCGGTGGTGCCCGCCCTGCGGGCCGGTGCCGAGGCGGCGAACCGGCCGATGCCCCGGCTGACCGCGATCGTCCCGATGGCACTGGGCCGGCCCGACCGTACCCCGGTCGAAATCGCCCTGGCGAGCAACGCCGGACACCTCCAGGCGCCGCACTACCGGGACATGCTGCGCCGGGCCGGTGCCGGCATCGGCCCCGACGACAGCCTGGAGGACGCCGGCAAGGCGCTCGTCGGGTGCGACGGCTTCCTCAGCGGCTCGCCGGAGCAGCTGGCCGAGCTGGTCGCCGAGTACGCCGACGCCGGGGTCGACGAGATCGTCATCAATGTCACCGGCGTCCACGCCCTGTACGGGCAGCAGGCGGCACTCGCCGAACTGCGGACCATCCTGGCGGAGGTTGCCCGATGA
- the mpaB gene encoding daptide biosynthesis RiPP recognition protein yields the protein MSEQHTAPSLARIREHLMAWTTGTPLPDPGTGAATVLLDDPDHLDALLRGGLADPQGVIFVPGAGTGDPRIVGYDGSPAEPGGELSVNDEFYLQIQDYAAAAFMVLVGPTLVTVGNTDDFRYFLADADRARSAGGFPEFAVAGPVRLANLPGLGAGPAGDGPDRRLHVDADGAVSTSVTGVRIGTVGDGPAALRDAWLRRNDASDAPCAVCLDGAVDETERAGAVAARPWLGRYLAAIASLRTLNANGVADLRVSGFGGRLLAPWRASTTRPTSPARRPRCCSGPPRAATCTCRRPTAASPSAWPPPGSPRRCWCAAPSTRRRRSPTTGSCCGWRRSSPTRASGSSPPSRSPPGTVADMTTTRTSDIRTADLYGPQGAAAYHDITTRDTDEIVDLRRAVRRTPGEILELAAGAGRLTFALLALGREVTALELSGALCRLLADRAALTPAALRTRLTVVEADMTSFALGRRFGVVVLGTTSVSLVDGPGRRELYRRVAEHLAPGGRFLLTTRSRTAGHPAAETWTRVEGASGRGYRLGEHWTDPGTRVVTLRPETGPGEERVEFTSVVRNLPAESLASELDRAGFVVRTRTDLPDVPGWDHVLLEAEVAS from the coding sequence ATGAGCGAACAGCACACCGCGCCGTCGCTGGCCCGGATCCGCGAGCACCTGATGGCCTGGACCACCGGCACCCCGCTGCCGGACCCGGGGACCGGGGCGGCGACGGTCCTGCTGGACGACCCCGACCACCTGGACGCACTCCTGCGCGGCGGGCTGGCCGACCCGCAGGGCGTGATCTTCGTGCCCGGTGCCGGTACCGGTGACCCCCGGATCGTCGGGTACGACGGCTCGCCCGCCGAACCGGGCGGCGAACTGTCCGTCAACGACGAGTTCTACCTCCAGATCCAGGACTACGCCGCCGCCGCCTTCATGGTCCTGGTCGGCCCGACCCTGGTCACGGTCGGCAACACCGACGACTTCCGGTACTTCCTCGCCGACGCCGACCGGGCCCGGTCGGCCGGCGGGTTCCCCGAGTTCGCGGTCGCCGGGCCGGTCCGGCTCGCCAACCTCCCCGGCCTGGGCGCCGGCCCGGCCGGCGACGGCCCCGACCGGCGGCTGCACGTCGACGCGGACGGCGCGGTCTCGACCTCGGTCACCGGGGTGCGGATCGGTACCGTCGGCGACGGGCCGGCGGCCCTGCGCGACGCCTGGCTGCGCCGCAACGACGCCAGCGACGCACCCTGCGCGGTGTGCCTCGACGGAGCCGTCGACGAGACGGAGCGCGCCGGGGCGGTCGCCGCCCGCCCCTGGCTGGGCCGCTACCTCGCCGCGATCGCCAGCCTGCGCACCCTGAACGCCAACGGGGTGGCCGACCTGCGCGTCTCCGGCTTCGGCGGCCGGCTCCTCGCCCCCTGGAGGGCGTCGACGACCCGGCCGACCAGCCCGGCACGCCGGCCGCGGTGCTGCTCTGGACCGCCGAGAGCGGCTACCTGCACCTGCCGGCGACCAACCGCAGCTTCGCCCTCAGCCTGGCCGCCGCCCGGCTCGCCGAGGCGCTGCTGGTGTGCGGCTCCGTCGACGCGGCGGCGGCGTTCGCCGACCACGGGAAGCTGCTGCGGGTGGCGACGTTCTTCGCCGACGCGGGCGTCCGGCTCGTCGCCGCCGAGCCGGTCGCCGCCGGGGACGGTCGCTGACATGACGACGACCCGAACCTCCGACATCCGTACCGCGGACCTCTACGGACCGCAGGGCGCGGCGGCCTACCACGACATCACCACCCGCGACACCGACGAGATCGTCGACCTGCGTCGCGCGGTCCGCCGCACCCCCGGCGAGATCCTGGAACTCGCCGCCGGGGCGGGCCGGCTCACGTTCGCGCTGCTCGCCCTGGGCCGCGAGGTGACCGCGCTGGAACTGTCCGGGGCGCTGTGCCGGCTGCTCGCCGACCGCGCGGCCCTGACCCCGGCGGCGCTGCGCACCCGGCTCACCGTCGTCGAGGCGGACATGACCTCGTTCGCCCTGGGCCGCCGGTTCGGCGTGGTCGTGCTCGGCACGACATCGGTGTCGCTGGTCGACGGGCCGGGCCGGCGGGAGCTGTACCGGCGGGTCGCCGAGCATCTCGCGCCGGGCGGCCGGTTCCTGCTCACCACCAGGAGCCGGACCGCCGGTCACCCGGCCGCGGAGACGTGGACCCGGGTCGAGGGTGCCAGCGGGCGCGGGTACCGCCTCGGCGAGCACTGGACCGACCCGGGCACCCGGGTGGTGACGCTGCGGCCGGAAACCGGGCCGGGCGAGGAACGCGTCGAGTTCACCAGCGTGGTCCGGAACCTGCCGGCGGAGTCGCTGGCATCCGAACTGGACCGGGCGGGCTTCGTGGTCCGGACCCGGACCGACCTGCCGGACGTACCCGGCTGGGACCACGTACTGCTGGAAGCGGAGGTGGCGTCGTGA
- the mpaD gene encoding daptide-type RiPP biosynthesis aminotransferase, producing MTGNALWPYLVSPEDQGRDDLCAVSASGHRVRFADGGDLLCGTSGLWNVNLGYGNAAVADAIAAAARDASYLTVFRYENRTARSAAEALVRVCGPDDYARVIFSTSGGAANDAAMKLARHYHALRGDAARTVLVGLRNSYHGLTFGGFALTGEDLGQRLYGVDQRLVRHLPPNSVPHLTELLGREGRRIAAVVVEPVQGSGAVPLTEEYVGALLELRDRYGFLVVADEVATGFGRTGDFLATHRWPSAPDVLLLSKALTNGTCAAAAIVVSPAVADAFTWTGSTLGHAETQGGTAVTCAAVLATLAEMDRLGAVDNARKLGDRLAAELAEPSTLHPLVTGVTGIGCFWGLRLRTPSGGDLPQTEVGRVVHAIRRAGVIVHPGPAGVQLVPALTYTDADLTELLDGVRRGLDAYARGTDS from the coding sequence GTGACCGGCAACGCCCTGTGGCCGTACCTGGTGAGCCCCGAGGACCAGGGCCGCGACGACCTGTGCGCGGTCTCGGCCAGCGGTCACCGGGTGCGGTTCGCCGACGGCGGCGACCTGCTCTGCGGCACCAGTGGCCTGTGGAACGTCAACCTCGGCTACGGCAACGCGGCCGTCGCCGACGCCATCGCCGCCGCGGCCCGCGACGCCTCCTACCTGACCGTCTTCCGCTACGAGAACCGGACCGCCCGAAGCGCGGCCGAGGCCCTGGTACGGGTGTGCGGCCCCGACGACTACGCCCGGGTCATCTTCTCCACCTCCGGCGGGGCGGCCAACGACGCCGCGATGAAGCTGGCCCGGCACTACCACGCGTTGCGCGGCGACGCCGCCCGGACGGTGCTGGTCGGCCTCCGGAACAGCTACCACGGGCTGACCTTCGGCGGCTTCGCGCTGACCGGTGAGGATCTCGGCCAGCGGCTCTACGGCGTCGACCAGCGGCTCGTGCGGCACCTGCCGCCGAACTCGGTGCCGCACCTGACCGAACTGCTCGGCCGCGAAGGTCGGCGGATCGCCGCCGTCGTGGTCGAACCGGTGCAGGGCAGCGGCGCGGTGCCGCTGACCGAGGAGTACGTCGGCGCGCTGCTGGAGCTGCGCGACCGGTACGGCTTCCTGGTGGTCGCCGACGAGGTGGCGACCGGGTTCGGGCGCACCGGCGACTTCCTCGCCACCCACCGGTGGCCGTCCGCGCCCGACGTGCTCCTGCTCTCCAAGGCCCTGACCAACGGCACCTGCGCCGCCGCCGCGATCGTGGTCTCCCCGGCCGTCGCCGACGCGTTCACCTGGACCGGGTCGACGCTCGGCCACGCCGAGACCCAGGGCGGTACGGCGGTCACCTGCGCCGCCGTCCTCGCCACCCTCGCCGAGATGGACCGGCTCGGCGCGGTCGACAACGCGCGCAAGCTCGGCGACCGGCTGGCGGCGGAACTGGCCGAACCGTCCACGTTGCACCCGCTGGTGACCGGGGTGACCGGCATCGGATGCTTCTGGGGGCTGCGGCTGCGTACCCCGTCCGGCGGCGATCTGCCGCAGACCGAGGTGGGCCGCGTCGTCCACGCGATCCGGCGGGCCGGGGTGATCGTCCACCCCGGACCGGCCGGCGTGCAACTGGTGCCGGCGCTGACGTACACCGACGCGGACCTGACCGAGCTCCTGGACGGCGTCCGGCGCGGCCTGGACGCGTACGCCCGGGGGACGGACTCATGA
- the mpaC gene encoding daptide-type RiPP biosynthesis dehydogenase: MTGGPRTVRVCSGWNGLDRRDLAGPTSETVTLLVDAAVAGAPFVGRVAAGLAGADADVDTLVLRGAGELTGIVDLAARIGSAGPVLAVGGGSLIDQAKLATVLAEVPDARRYLETPQRSGLVVLPEQLTRSRRLVVVPTTLGTGAEVSRVACLARADGKQLVSGEVLRPDLAVLLPEPLTTLPGPLLAEGVLEALFRTVGPYVGDLRDTATGDDLAERTAARLVALGDRAGDALRAGGRPEPDLLLEIVRLGGLSHLPDMHAGRDPFGARGWFLANELSVALGISKTRAIAALLPPLWQAIVAGDSRIGSAERLRRMWSRLRTAGRRTRPADPVAGITELLESWGIPRWVTADAARIDTAAHQATRAWGGGLPMLAGLRREDVRALLAKTVAAAA; encoded by the coding sequence ATGACCGGCGGGCCGCGCACCGTGCGGGTGTGTTCGGGATGGAACGGTCTCGACCGGCGCGACCTCGCCGGACCGACCAGCGAGACGGTCACGTTGCTGGTCGACGCGGCGGTGGCCGGGGCGCCGTTCGTCGGCCGCGTCGCCGCCGGTCTCGCCGGCGCGGATGCCGACGTGGACACGCTGGTGCTGCGGGGTGCGGGGGAGTTGACGGGCATCGTCGACCTCGCCGCGCGGATCGGGTCGGCCGGGCCGGTCCTGGCCGTCGGTGGCGGCTCGCTCATCGACCAGGCGAAGCTGGCGACGGTCCTGGCCGAGGTGCCGGACGCCCGGCGCTATCTGGAGACTCCCCAGCGCAGCGGTCTCGTCGTGCTCCCGGAGCAGTTGACCCGGTCCCGCCGGCTGGTCGTCGTGCCGACGACGCTCGGCACCGGCGCCGAGGTCAGCCGGGTCGCCTGCCTGGCCAGGGCGGACGGCAAGCAGCTCGTCTCCGGCGAGGTGTTGCGGCCCGACCTGGCCGTCCTGCTGCCGGAACCGCTGACGACCCTGCCCGGGCCGTTGCTCGCCGAGGGGGTGCTGGAGGCGCTGTTCCGGACCGTCGGCCCGTACGTCGGCGACCTCCGGGACACGGCGACGGGCGACGACCTGGCGGAACGGACGGCCGCCCGGCTGGTGGCGCTCGGCGACCGGGCGGGCGACGCGCTGCGCGCCGGCGGACGGCCGGAGCCGGACCTGCTGCTGGAGATCGTCCGGCTCGGCGGGCTCAGCCACCTGCCCGACATGCACGCCGGGCGGGATCCGTTCGGGGCGCGCGGCTGGTTCCTCGCCAACGAGCTCTCGGTCGCGCTCGGCATCAGCAAGACCCGGGCGATCGCCGCGCTGCTGCCACCGCTGTGGCAGGCGATCGTCGCGGGCGACTCCCGGATCGGCTCGGCGGAGCGGTTGCGTCGCATGTGGTCCCGACTGCGTACCGCCGGCCGGCGGACGCGCCCGGCGGACCCGGTGGCGGGCATCACCGAGCTGCTGGAGTCCTGGGGGATACCGCGGTGGGTGACCGCGGACGCCGCCCGGATCGACACGGCCGCCCACCAGGCGACCCGGGCCTGGGGCGGCGGACTGCCGATGCTCGCCGGACTGCGGCGCGAGGACGTACGCGCGCTGCTGGCGAAGACGGTGGCCGCGGCCGCCTGA
- a CDS encoding daptide-type RiPP produces MNDEKNVVTEDAGLELAMQELETMDAPAWDVVASAVLSMAGGISISLAIT; encoded by the coding sequence ATGAACGACGAGAAGAACGTTGTGACCGAGGACGCCGGTCTCGAGCTTGCGATGCAGGAGCTGGAGACGATGGACGCCCCGGCGTGGGACGTCGTGGCCAGCGCCGTGCTGTCGATGGCGGGCGGCATCTCGATCAGCCTCGCCATCACCTGA
- a CDS encoding ABC transporter ATP-binding protein — translation MSAVPPVSFQAATRRFGDRAAVEGLSFDVRPGRVVGLLGRNGAGKTTSLRMLLGLTAPTSGTATIFGRPYAHLADAARRVGVSMEGVGALPGVSGRRDLEITAKALGLPAGRAGEVLEQVGLADPKVADRPVARYSTGMRQRHGLACALLAAPELLVLDEPANGLDPDGIRWMRGFLRGLADAGHTILLSSHLLAEVEQVVDDVVIIQRTLRYSGTLRDLTDGGAHSLEDRFFQLVDGDAPPTGGATVRSGAQTGTDQHA, via the coding sequence ATGAGTGCCGTACCCCCGGTCAGCTTTCAGGCGGCCACGAGACGCTTCGGCGACCGGGCCGCGGTCGAGGGACTGAGCTTCGACGTCCGGCCCGGCCGGGTCGTCGGCCTGCTCGGCCGCAACGGCGCCGGCAAGACGACGTCGCTGCGGATGCTGCTGGGGCTCACCGCCCCGACCTCGGGCACCGCGACGATCTTCGGCCGGCCGTACGCGCACCTGGCCGACGCCGCCCGCCGCGTCGGGGTGAGCATGGAGGGCGTCGGCGCGTTGCCGGGCGTCAGCGGCCGGCGCGATCTGGAGATCACCGCGAAGGCACTGGGCCTGCCGGCGGGGCGCGCCGGCGAGGTGCTGGAGCAGGTCGGCCTGGCCGACCCGAAGGTCGCCGACCGGCCCGTCGCCCGGTACTCCACCGGGATGCGGCAGCGGCACGGCCTGGCCTGCGCCCTGCTGGCCGCACCGGAGCTGCTGGTCCTGGACGAGCCGGCGAACGGCCTCGACCCGGACGGCATCCGGTGGATGCGCGGCTTCCTGCGCGGTCTGGCCGACGCGGGCCACACCATCCTGCTCTCCAGCCACCTCCTGGCCGAGGTCGAGCAGGTCGTCGACGACGTGGTGATCATCCAGCGGACGCTGCGCTACAGCGGCACGCTGCGGGACCTGACCGACGGCGGCGCCCACTCCCTGGAGGACCGCTTCTTCCAACTCGTCGACGGTGACGCGCCCCCGACCGGCGGCGCGACCGTCCGCAGCGGGGCCCAGACCGGGACGGACCAGCATGCGTAA
- a CDS encoding ABC transporter permease: MRNLLTAETAKTTAGKFWLALPMIGLALGAITVLSLVSEAETGITAGTTTAAAVTEDAVRYWMTMHLSAAMFGALFVTREYASGVIGRSILISGGNRRRLVAAKLVAATVMGTGYAVLATAVAALAPWAIMPRYGIEPEWTTRTWQVLAGVFVVTVLSAPWGVLIGWITRSPVVSVGLLVVATMGIEPYLTRFAPDVGRFLPTIAMSSLYLDTRPYLLPVFGAVAVIAAWLLAAWLLADRLLHRRDVL, encoded by the coding sequence ATGCGTAACCTGTTGACGGCCGAGACGGCGAAGACGACGGCCGGAAAGTTCTGGCTCGCGCTGCCCATGATCGGCCTCGCCCTCGGCGCCATCACGGTGCTGTCGCTGGTGTCCGAGGCCGAGACGGGGATCACCGCCGGCACCACCACCGCCGCGGCGGTCACCGAGGACGCGGTCCGCTACTGGATGACCATGCACCTGTCCGCCGCCATGTTCGGCGCGCTGTTCGTGACCCGGGAGTACGCCTCCGGCGTCATCGGCCGGTCCATCCTGATCAGCGGCGGCAACCGTCGACGGCTGGTGGCCGCGAAACTCGTCGCCGCGACCGTGATGGGCACCGGGTACGCCGTACTGGCCACCGCCGTCGCGGCGCTGGCGCCGTGGGCCATCATGCCCCGGTACGGCATCGAGCCGGAATGGACCACCCGGACCTGGCAGGTCCTCGCCGGGGTCTTCGTGGTCACCGTGCTGAGCGCGCCGTGGGGGGTGCTGATCGGCTGGATCACCCGCAGCCCGGTCGTCTCCGTCGGCCTCCTGGTCGTCGCGACCATGGGCATCGAACCGTACCTGACCAGATTCGCCCCCGACGTCGGCCGGTTCCTGCCGACCATCGCCATGAGTTCGCTCTATCTCGACACCAGGCCGTACCTCCTGCCGGTGTTCGGCGCGGTGGCCGTCATCGCGGCGTGGCTGCTGGCGGCCTGGCTCCTCGCGGACCGCCTGCTGCACCGCCGGGACGTGCTGTGA